A genomic segment from Octopus sinensis linkage group LG4, ASM634580v1, whole genome shotgun sequence encodes:
- the LOC115211061 gene encoding probable serine/threonine-protein kinase dyrk2, translating to MADVAAEQASSGHQSEKRKRGRPRKLKTDQSEEPKPKRARGRPKGSKNKKPSKFQEILRPVKYKALLKVQKNKTVSKKSLHKWSKRMIHDLQANPTQLQNVQTDSSNNPNRVNNKFANSKNNGLKKMKNSVMPQNSSKCKTNQGSVISNHSKKRPEVTVPRKIKTSMNSKCQVDKKCDPTKMNSKSIHFPNNNQGQRILSSRKNSAITKQLQTPVNYRRKSCGLCDQSSVRRHKATSKRFCSDPSSYKCSRSLPTLRRSQRIRTICDKFSNSTISSENSPPSSAVYYSSPGFLVPLRRRRSSKTAHSTQTQLRNVSQPCSSHHSPAAVNSTTSLSSHTTGTTTTTITTTTTTTGLSSPAAAPPSSTASSPPSSVLSASTNNLHHLSSLSQSTPKDFPFECQAGGFTPANQSKDMTDAVHIVRPCGQLSPNNCSMKMLKCHRLRHMAPGSGDVAATSVVCRHHCSAARHLDNKCHNMHMNTQPCLPNIRSAVQVAASMISSRITDKSVSIYNHSLGKQSGSVCQSYEQLNIVLSPFEKQIFELHRQEHEQRMAMEEERHQMKMDLMRLKKKALESKLKLKN from the exons TCTGAAGAACCAAAACCGAAGAGAGCACGGGGTCGACCGAAAGGAAGTAAAAACAAGAAACCTTCTAAG TTTCAGGAAATTTTGAGGCCTGTAAAGTACAAGGCATTGCTTAAGGTTCAGAAAAACAAAACTGTTTCTAAGAAGTCTCTACATAAATGGTCAAAAAGAATGATTCATGATCTTCAGGCAAATCCTACCCAACTCCAAAACGTTCAAACTGATAGTTCAAATAACCCTAATAGGGTAAATAATAAATTTGCCAATTCAAAAAACAACggtttgaagaaaatgaagaattctGTGATGCCTCAAAATTCGTCTAAATGTAAGACCAATCAAGGTTCAGTTATTTCTAATCACAGTAAGAAAAGACCTGAAGTCACTGTCccaagaaaaattaaaacatcaATGAACAGCAAATGTCAAGTAGATAAGAAATGTGACCCGACAAAAATGAATTCTAAATCTATACATTTTCCAAACAACAATCAGGGTCAGAGAATCCTATCCAGTCGTAAGAACTCTGCCATAACGAAGCAGCTTCAAACTCCTGTTAATTACAGAAGGAAAAGTTGTGGGTTATGTGATCAATCATCAGTTCGTAGACATAAAGCTACATCCAAACGCTTTTGCAGTGACCCATCGTCATACAAATGCAGCCGGTCGTTACCAACTCTGAGGAGATCTCAACGGATAAGAACTATTTGTGATAAATTTTCAAATTCAACCATCAGTAGTGAAAACTCGCCACCATCTTCTGCAGTTTATTATTCTTCGCCTGGATTTTTAGTGCCATTACGAAGGCGCCGGTCTTCTAAAACTGCTCATTCCACTCAGACACAGCTTCGGAATGTTTCTCAACCCTGTTCTTCACATCATTCCCCTGCTGCTGTTAATAGCACTACTAGTCTTTCCTCTCATACCActggtactactaccactactattactactactactactaccacaggtCTTTCTTCTCCTGCCGCTGCACCTCCTTCTTCTACTGCTTCTTCCCCTCCATCTTCTGTATTGTCTGCTTCTACTAACAATTTACATCACCTCTCTTCTTTATCACAATCTACACCCAAGGATTTTCCATTTGAGTGCCAAGCTGGTGGTTTCACACCAGCTAATCAGTCTAAAGACATGACAGATGCTGTACACATAGTTAGACCTTGCGGTCAACTTTCTCCTAACAACTGTTCAATGAAAATGTTGAAGTGTCACCGGTTGCGCCACATGGCACCAGGATCAGGAGATGTGGCAGCAACTAGCGTAGTTTGCAGACACCACTGTTCCGCTGCCAGACACTTGGACAACAAATGTCATaacatgcatatgaatacacaACCATGCCTTCCAAACATCAGATCAGCTGTTCAAGTGGCTGCTTCTATGATTTCGTCAAGAATTACCGACAAGAGCGTCAGCATCTATAACCATTCTTTAGGAAAACAATCTGGAAGTGTGTGCCAATCTTACGAACAACTCAATATTGTACTGAGTCCATTTGAAAAACAGATTTTCGAACTGCACCGACAAGAACATGAACAAAGAATGGCAATGGAAGAAGAGCGACATCAAATGAAAATGGATCTCATGCGATTGAAGAAAAAGGCTTTAGAGAGTAAACTAAAACTAAAGAATTAA